In Dromaius novaehollandiae isolate bDroNov1 chromosome 3, bDroNov1.hap1, whole genome shotgun sequence, the following are encoded in one genomic region:
- the LOC112988963 gene encoding plasminogen-like — MHINSFVRQILQKNVKHNLKLKFKFSCSFTSENFPHVGLEENYCRNPNGNENGPWCFTTDPATRLDYCSISECEVECMQCNGEDYHGKVSRIESGIECQHWDAQEPHMHGYTLENFPEKDLKMNFCHNPDGELQPWCFTTSPTKLWEYCDVSCCRVLLKIIVGTQMVRRGPGAIPTATQHNGSIVAFLSVHRQHHKSLVMICQGSLQVQRNAIKREAWITMEQLLLLPWERNAKLGIQCCHIVTIERDLRENYCQNLDNDISPWCYTTVPTVRWEYCNLQKCDYGGHLVSPELPYSTLEPGTDMTVLDMTECITGGGKRLSWCSQEN, encoded by the exons ATGCACATCAACAGTTTTGTAAGGCAAATACTGCAGAAGAATGTAAAGCACAATCTGAAGTTGAAATTCAAGTTTTCCTGCAG CTTTACATCTGAAAATTTCCCTCATGTGGGGTTAGAAGAAAACTACTGCAGGAATCCtaatggaaatgaaaatggaCCCTGGTGTTTCACAACAGATCCTGCTACTAGATTAGATTACTGTAGCATCTCAGAATGTGAAG TGGAGTGCATGCAGTGTAATGGTGAAGACTACCATGGAAAAGTCTCCAGAATAGAGTCTGGGATTGAGTGCCAGCACTGGGATGCCCAAGAGCCTCATATGCATGGATATACCTTGGAAAA TTTTCCAGAGAAGGATCTGAAGATGAATTTTTGCCATAATCCTGATGGTGAACTTCAGCCTTGGTGTTTCACTACCAGTCCCACTAAACTTTGGGAATATTGTGACGTTTCTTGCTGCA GGGTTTTGCTAAAAATTATTGTAGGAACGCAGATGGTAAGAAGAGGCCCTGGTGCTATACCAACAGCAACACAACACAATGGCAGTATTGTAGCATTCCTCAGTGTCCACAGACAGCATCACAAATCACTG GTGATGATATGCCAAGGCAGTCTGCAAGTCCAGAGGAATGCTATCAAGAGAGAGGCTTGGATTACCATGGAACAGCTTCTTTTACTACCATGGGAAAGAAATGCCAAGCTTGGAATTCAATGCTGCCACATCGTCACAATAGAACG GGATCTGAGAGAGAACTATTGCCAAAACCTGGATAATGACATATCCCCTTGGTGTTACACTACTGTTCCTACTGTGAGATGGGAATATTGTAATCTGCAAAAGTGTGACTATGGAGGACACCTTGTTTCACCTGAACTGCCTTATTCAACATTAGAACCAGGCACTGATATGACTGTTTTGGACATGACAG AGTGTATTACTGGCGGTGGTAAAAGATTATCATGGTGCAGTCAAGAAAACTAG